A single window of Candidatus Latescibacterota bacterium DNA harbors:
- a CDS encoding NADH-quinone oxidoreductase subunit NuoF, with protein sequence MNDFQKMKNAAQRKWDSLRNNKIPVIFLGTASCGRAAGATTVLDTIRTTLKKRKIKAKIVEVGCIGPCYLEPLMDIQLPGKPRVSYSNVTPKLAKLILESNLIKGNPLSKLAIGYFGDSIDGFTDGLPRFFDLPMLKPQTRVVLRNCGIIDPEEIDHYMANDGYQGLVNAFIKGPLDVIAEVEQAGLRGRGGAGFPTFRKWKICRESPGKQKYMICNADEGDPGAFMNRSLIEGDPHAVLEGLVIAAYAIGATKAYIYIRAEYPLAIARLKKAIRQMKKYGFLGANILDSGFDLDITIKEGAGAFVCGEETALIASIEGKRGMPKSRPPFPAVAGLHGMPTIINNVETLGTLPNILRKGASWYSQLGIQGNSGTKTFSLVGKIRRAGLIEVPLGMTLRKIIFDIGGGTLKPFKAVQTGGPSGGCLSGEFLDTPVNYESLAAAGSIMGSGGLIVMDEDTCIVDVARYFLDFTQRESCGKCSPCRVGTRHLVEILQRITRGEGKIEDLDKLQTLGETIKRGSLCGLGQTAPNPVLTTLKYFRSEYLMHVNEKHCEAAVCRALIEYRVVPENCTGCQLCVSVCPTEAITGPRSEVHNLDPEKCIKCRACYEICRFDAIAGDAIIIKSKRG encoded by the coding sequence ATGAATGATTTTCAAAAAATGAAGAATGCCGCGCAAAGGAAATGGGATTCACTGCGTAACAACAAAATCCCGGTGATCTTCCTTGGGACAGCGTCCTGCGGCAGGGCCGCCGGGGCAACCACTGTCCTCGATACAATACGGACAACCCTCAAGAAACGGAAAATCAAAGCAAAAATCGTCGAGGTCGGATGCATCGGCCCCTGCTATCTCGAACCGCTGATGGACATACAGCTGCCCGGGAAGCCCCGGGTGAGTTACTCGAATGTCACACCAAAACTGGCAAAATTAATCCTTGAATCAAATCTCATCAAAGGCAACCCCCTCAGCAAACTCGCAATCGGCTACTTTGGTGATAGCATTGATGGATTCACCGATGGGCTGCCGCGCTTTTTCGACCTGCCTATGTTGAAACCACAGACCAGGGTCGTTTTAAGAAATTGCGGAATTATCGACCCCGAGGAAATCGATCACTATATGGCAAATGATGGATATCAGGGTCTGGTCAACGCATTCATAAAAGGCCCTCTGGATGTAATAGCCGAAGTCGAGCAGGCCGGGCTCAGAGGCAGAGGGGGAGCCGGATTTCCGACGTTCCGAAAATGGAAGATCTGCAGGGAATCACCGGGAAAACAAAAATACATGATATGTAATGCCGACGAAGGAGACCCCGGCGCGTTCATGAACAGATCGCTCATAGAGGGGGATCCCCATGCTGTGCTTGAAGGACTTGTTATCGCAGCTTACGCGATAGGAGCAACGAAAGCGTACATATATATAAGGGCGGAATATCCCCTGGCGATAGCACGGTTGAAAAAAGCTATCAGGCAGATGAAAAAATATGGTTTTCTTGGCGCCAATATTCTTGATTCGGGCTTCGATCTGGACATAACGATCAAGGAAGGCGCCGGAGCTTTCGTTTGCGGTGAGGAAACAGCGCTGATCGCCTCTATCGAAGGGAAAAGGGGTATGCCTAAATCGCGCCCCCCCTTCCCTGCCGTGGCTGGCCTTCATGGAATGCCGACAATCATAAACAACGTGGAGACTCTTGGCACCCTGCCCAATATCCTGAGGAAAGGCGCATCCTGGTACAGTCAGCTCGGTATCCAGGGTAACAGCGGCACAAAGACATTCTCTCTGGTGGGAAAGATCCGACGCGCCGGACTCATAGAGGTACCTCTCGGTATGACCCTTAGAAAGATCATCTTCGATATAGGAGGAGGAACCCTTAAGCCGTTCAAGGCGGTTCAGACCGGCGGTCCCTCTGGAGGATGTCTTTCCGGGGAATTCCTCGATACTCCGGTAAATTACGAATCGCTTGCCGCTGCTGGATCGATCATGGGCTCGGGTGGGCTTATCGTGATGGATGAAGATACTTGTATCGTCGATGTGGCGAGATACTTCCTCGATTTCACACAGAGGGAATCATGCGGTAAATGTTCCCCCTGCAGAGTCGGGACAAGACATCTTGTCGAGATACTTCAAAGGATCACAAGAGGAGAGGGTAAGATCGAGGACCTCGACAAACTTCAGACACTCGGCGAGACTATTAAAAGGGGATCACTCTGCGGACTGGGACAGACCGCGCCGAATCCGGTTCTGACGACACTGAAATACTTTCGCTCCGAATATCTGATGCATGTAAACGAGAAACATTGCGAGGCCGCGGTGTGCCGGGCGCTGATCGAGTATCGAGTCGTGCCTGAAAATTGTACGGGATGCCAGCTGTGTGTCAGTGTCTGTCCGACTGAAGCGATCACCGGCCCACGATCGGAAGTACACAATCTCGATCCGGAAAAATGCATTAAGTGCAGAGC
- a CDS encoding NAD(P)H-dependent oxidoreductase subunit E, producing the protein MSSKILNKMLSGFEGKQEDLIPILQSIQEKFGFLSEANVKQAARFLKISENQIFGVASFYSQFRFTEPGRNSIKVCLGTACHVRGGQILSDAVGRDLEITHGQTTTDKRFDFERVACLGCCALAPVIQINDDIYSKMSVIHLRETMEKYE; encoded by the coding sequence GTGAGCAGTAAAATTCTGAACAAAATGTTATCAGGATTCGAGGGAAAACAGGAAGATCTTATCCCGATCCTTCAGAGTATCCAGGAAAAATTTGGATTTCTTTCAGAAGCCAACGTGAAACAGGCAGCGAGATTTCTGAAGATCTCCGAGAACCAGATATTTGGAGTGGCCTCTTTCTATTCCCAATTCCGTTTCACCGAACCAGGAAGAAATTCGATCAAAGTATGCCTCGGCACGGCATGCCACGTACGGGGAGGGCAGATCCTTTCCGATGCGGTGGGACGGGATCTCGAAATCACTCATGGGCAGACCACAACGGACAAGCGTTTCGATTTCGAAAGAGTGGCATGTCTCGGGTGCTGTGCCCTGGCTCCGGTCATCCAGATCAATGACGATATTTACAGCAAAATGTCTGTTATTCATCTCAGGGAAACAATGGAAAAATATGAATGA